One genomic window of Azospirillum sp. TSH58 includes the following:
- a CDS encoding histidine phosphatase family protein, which yields MKNTRWWLIRHAPVPNPGKVIYGRSDPPADTDDSDALAALAARLPAQAVWVTSHLRRTRQTAAALRLPGSDMALVERALAEQDFGRWEGLSHDAVADLHPEEARRFWSDPATEAAPDGESFAAVMERVAGAVARLTDLYAGRDIVAVIHGGSIRAALALALDLTPRAALRLAVAPLSLSRIDHYGSGEEGGSWSVTALNALGTFSGHGR from the coding sequence ATGAAGAACACTCGCTGGTGGCTCATCCGCCACGCTCCCGTCCCGAATCCGGGAAAAGTGATCTACGGGCGAAGCGATCCCCCCGCCGACACCGACGATTCCGACGCTCTGGCGGCGCTGGCGGCTCGGCTGCCCGCGCAGGCGGTCTGGGTGACCTCGCACCTGCGCCGCACCCGCCAGACGGCGGCGGCGCTGCGCCTGCCCGGCAGCGACATGGCCCTGGTCGAGCGGGCGCTGGCCGAGCAGGACTTCGGTCGTTGGGAGGGGCTGTCCCACGACGCGGTGGCCGACTTGCACCCCGAGGAGGCCCGCCGCTTCTGGAGCGATCCGGCGACCGAGGCCGCACCGGATGGCGAGAGCTTCGCGGCGGTGATGGAGCGGGTGGCCGGCGCCGTCGCCCGGCTGACCGACCTCTACGCCGGGCGCGACATCGTGGCGGTGATCCACGGCGGGTCGATCCGCGCGGCTCTGGCGCTCGCCCTCGACCTGACGCCGCGGGCGGCGCTGCGGCTGGCGGTGGCCCCGCTGTCGCTGTCGCGCATCGACCATTACGGCAGCGGCGAGGAGGGCGGTTCCTGGTCGGTCACGGCTCTGAACGCGCTCGGAACCTTTTCGGGACATGGCCGTTGA
- the cobT gene encoding nicotinate-nucleotide--dimethylbenzimidazole phosphoribosyltransferase, with product MSNTQPAITFEEIRALVRNLPGPDLDAGTAALQRERQLTKPAGALGRLEEIAQWMATWQGQHPAEVRRPRVAVFAGNHGVAARGVSAYPAAVTAQMVQNFQNGGAAVNQLCEVADADLRVYELDLDTPTADFTEGPAMGEEDCCQAMAYGMMAVETGVQLLALGEMGIGNSTAAAALCHALFGGEAKDWTGRGTGVDDEGLARKVAAVEAGLAANPQAKDDPFEALRCFGGYELAAIAGAILAARMARVPVLLDGYACTAAAAVLFKADRRALDHCMVAHRSVEPGHDHLLAAIGKEPLLDLGMRLGEGSGAALAINIVKSACACHAGMATFADAGVSTRGV from the coding sequence ATGAGCAACACGCAGCCCGCCATCACCTTCGAGGAAATCCGCGCGCTGGTGCGCAACCTGCCGGGGCCGGACCTCGACGCCGGCACGGCGGCCCTCCAGCGCGAACGGCAGCTCACCAAGCCGGCGGGCGCGCTCGGCCGGCTGGAGGAGATCGCGCAGTGGATGGCGACGTGGCAGGGCCAGCACCCCGCGGAGGTGCGCCGCCCGCGCGTCGCCGTCTTCGCCGGCAACCACGGCGTCGCCGCCCGCGGCGTGTCGGCCTACCCGGCGGCGGTGACCGCCCAGATGGTCCAGAACTTCCAGAACGGCGGCGCCGCCGTGAACCAGCTCTGCGAGGTGGCCGACGCCGACCTGCGCGTCTACGAGCTGGACCTGGACACCCCCACCGCCGACTTCACCGAAGGACCGGCGATGGGCGAGGAGGACTGCTGCCAGGCCATGGCCTACGGCATGATGGCCGTGGAGACGGGCGTCCAGCTTCTGGCGCTGGGCGAGATGGGCATCGGCAACTCCACCGCGGCGGCGGCGCTCTGCCACGCGCTGTTCGGCGGCGAGGCCAAGGACTGGACGGGCCGCGGCACCGGCGTGGACGACGAGGGGCTGGCCCGCAAGGTCGCCGCCGTCGAGGCCGGTCTGGCCGCCAACCCGCAGGCCAAGGACGACCCGTTCGAGGCGCTGCGCTGCTTCGGCGGCTATGAGCTGGCGGCCATCGCCGGCGCCATCCTGGCCGCCCGCATGGCGCGGGTGCCGGTGCTGCTCGACGGCTACGCCTGCACGGCGGCGGCGGCGGTGCTGTTCAAGGCCGACCGCCGGGCGCTCGACCACTGCATGGTCGCCCATCGCTCGGTCGAGCCGGGACACGACCATCTGCTGGCGGCCATCGGCAAGGAGCCGCTGCTCGATCTGGGGATGCGTCTGGGCGAGGGCTCGGGCGCGGCGCTGGCCATCAACATCGTGAAGTCGGCCTGCGCCTGCCACGCCGGCATGGCGACCTTCGCCGACGCGGGCGTCAGCACCCGCGGGGTGTGA
- a CDS encoding ABC transporter permease, giving the protein MPPSDAAVLVHANPAFSLRRVGAMVLRYWYLLRGSWPRFLELAYWPTMQMILWGYINQFMASSSAWVAQGAGVLVSAVLLWDVLFRGQLGVSVSFLEEMWSRNLGHLFVSPLRPGEWVAALFGMSLIRTVIGVVPAALLAIPLFGYSLFDLGLPLAGFFANLIVFGWSLGLVIVALILRYGMGAEGLAWIVVFMLAPVSAVYYPVSVLPGWLQWVALSLPSAHVFEGMRAILFDGTMRWDHLAWAVGLNALFMGLCSAAFLYSFHQARVRGALLQTGE; this is encoded by the coding sequence ATGCCGCCGAGTGACGCCGCCGTCCTGGTCCACGCCAACCCCGCCTTCTCGCTGCGCCGGGTCGGGGCGATGGTGCTGCGCTACTGGTATCTGCTGCGCGGCTCCTGGCCGCGCTTCCTGGAGCTGGCCTACTGGCCGACCATGCAGATGATCCTGTGGGGCTACATCAACCAGTTCATGGCCTCCTCCAGCGCCTGGGTGGCGCAGGGGGCGGGGGTGCTGGTCAGCGCGGTGCTGCTGTGGGACGTGCTGTTCCGCGGGCAGCTCGGCGTGTCGGTGTCCTTCCTGGAGGAGATGTGGTCGCGCAACCTCGGCCACCTCTTCGTCAGCCCGCTGCGCCCCGGCGAATGGGTGGCGGCGCTGTTCGGGATGAGCCTGATCCGCACGGTGATCGGCGTCGTCCCGGCGGCGCTGCTGGCGATCCCGCTGTTCGGCTATTCGCTGTTCGACCTCGGGCTGCCGCTGGCCGGCTTCTTCGCAAACCTGATCGTCTTCGGCTGGTCGCTGGGGCTGGTCATCGTGGCGCTGATCCTGCGCTACGGCATGGGGGCGGAAGGGCTGGCCTGGATCGTCGTCTTCATGCTGGCCCCGGTCAGCGCCGTCTACTACCCGGTCAGCGTCCTGCCGGGCTGGCTGCAATGGGTGGCCCTGTCGCTGCCCTCCGCCCACGTCTTCGAGGGGATGCGCGCCATCCTGTTCGACGGCACGATGCGCTGGGACCATCTGGCCTGGGCGGTGGGCCTGAACGCGCTGTTCATGGGGCTGTGCAGCGCCGCCTTCCTCTACTCCTTCCATCAGGCGCGGGTGCGCGGGGCGCTGCTGCAGACCGGTGAATGA
- a CDS encoding ABC transporter ATP-binding protein, with translation MDQCAKQHAIRAENLTKRYGTARSGEVTAVDGISFTVAAGSVTGLLGGNGAGKTTTISMLLGLLLPTSGSVEVLGVDMVRHRHAALPRMNFSSPYVELPHRLTVRENLTVYGHLYGLKGVKRRVEELAEHLELTRFLERPSGGLSAGQKTRVALAKALLNRPELLLLDEPTASLDPDTADWIRTYLERYRMESGATILLASHNMLEVERMCDDVLMMRQGRIVDRGSPSGLLARYGRTSLEDVFLDIARDRANGEDARREAADAAE, from the coding sequence ATGGATCAATGCGCAAAACAGCACGCCATCCGGGCCGAGAATCTGACCAAACGCTACGGCACCGCCCGGTCCGGCGAGGTCACCGCCGTGGACGGCATCTCCTTCACCGTCGCGGCGGGGTCGGTCACCGGGCTTCTCGGCGGCAACGGGGCCGGCAAGACGACGACCATCTCCATGCTGCTCGGGCTTCTGCTGCCGACCTCCGGCTCGGTGGAGGTGCTGGGGGTGGACATGGTGCGCCACCGCCACGCGGCGCTGCCCCGCATGAACTTCTCCTCCCCCTATGTGGAGCTGCCGCACCGGCTGACCGTGCGGGAGAACCTGACCGTCTACGGCCACCTCTACGGGCTGAAGGGAGTGAAGCGGCGGGTCGAGGAGCTGGCCGAGCATCTGGAGCTGACGCGCTTCCTGGAGCGGCCCTCCGGCGGGCTGTCGGCGGGACAGAAGACGCGGGTGGCGCTGGCCAAGGCGCTGCTCAACCGGCCGGAGCTTCTGCTGCTGGACGAGCCGACCGCCTCGCTCGACCCCGACACGGCGGATTGGATCCGCACCTATCTGGAGCGCTACCGCATGGAGTCGGGGGCCACCATCCTGCTCGCCTCCCACAACATGCTGGAGGTGGAGCGGATGTGCGACGACGTGCTGATGATGCGCCAGGGGCGCATCGTCGACCGCGGGTCGCCGTCAGGGCTGCTGGCCCGCTATGGCCGGACCTCGCTGGAGGACGTGTTCCTCGACATCGCCCGCGACCGCGCCAATGGTGAGGATGCCCGCCGGGAGGCCGCCGATGCCGCCGAGTGA
- the cobS gene encoding adenosylcobinamide-GDP ribazoletransferase, with amino-acid sequence MPEDSPAPPVSRWIAPRWIADLALAVVFLTRLPLRLSGPLAEDAHARAMGWFPLVGAGVGLVGGAVHGLAALAHLPPLPAALLALGAMVWLTGALHEDGAADVADGFGGGRDKARKLEIMRDSRVGSYGVLAIVFSVAVRGSALAALAEPRLVIPALLASGALSRGGMAAVARFMDPARADGLAARQGRPSPGTVALSLVLALAVAVAALKGLAPAAILAAILAVVAVAWQARRQIGGHTGDVFGAAQQVAEAAVLLTLAATVA; translated from the coding sequence ATGCCTGAGGATTCCCCCGCCCCGCCCGTCTCCCGCTGGATCGCCCCCCGCTGGATCGCCGACTTGGCGCTGGCCGTCGTCTTCCTGACGCGGCTGCCCCTGCGCCTGTCCGGGCCGCTGGCCGAGGACGCCCACGCCCGCGCCATGGGCTGGTTCCCGCTGGTCGGCGCCGGGGTCGGGCTGGTCGGCGGCGCCGTCCACGGGCTGGCGGCGCTGGCCCATCTGCCGCCGCTGCCGGCGGCGCTGCTGGCGCTGGGCGCCATGGTCTGGCTGACCGGCGCCCTGCACGAGGACGGGGCGGCGGACGTCGCCGACGGCTTCGGCGGCGGGCGCGACAAGGCCCGCAAGCTGGAGATCATGCGGGACAGCCGGGTCGGCAGCTACGGCGTGCTCGCCATCGTCTTCTCGGTCGCGGTCCGCGGCTCGGCCCTGGCCGCGCTGGCCGAGCCGCGCCTCGTCATCCCCGCCCTGCTCGCCTCGGGCGCCCTGTCGCGCGGCGGCATGGCGGCGGTCGCCCGCTTCATGGACCCGGCGCGCGCCGACGGGCTCGCCGCCCGGCAGGGGCGCCCGTCGCCCGGCACGGTGGCCCTGTCGCTCGTCCTGGCGCTGGCCGTGGCCGTGGCGGCGCTGAAGGGGCTCGCGCCCGCGGCGATTCTGGCCGCGATTCTGGCGGTCGTGGCGGTGGCGTGGCAGGCGCGACGGCAGATCGGCGGCCACACCGGCGACGTGTTCGGCGCCGCGCAACAGGTGGCGGAGGCCGCCGTTCTGCTCACCCTGGCCGCGACTGTTGCATGA
- a CDS encoding DMT family transporter, with product MGTTWLGIACGIVAGALWGLVFLAPELASAFTPLQLAAGRYLAYGLFAVLLVLPRWRTLCAGLGLREWWALAWLSLLGNILYYALLATAVQLGGMAMTSLVIGFLPVAVTVIGSRDHGAVSVRKLVPSLLLGAAGILCIGWQAVGDALGDGRTGMPMAEMTGLLCAVGALVSWTVYAVGNSRWLARLGHVSAHDWSLLTGVVTGAQALLLAVPAFLFARSGHAAGEWLHFAAVVTGVAILASIVGNAFWNRMSRLLPLTLVGQMILFETMFALLYGFLWEQRLPTGMEHAALVCVTGSVLSCVAAHRAKPPHPEAGRQPAAA from the coding sequence ATGGGCACGACGTGGTTGGGGATCGCCTGCGGCATCGTCGCGGGGGCCTTGTGGGGGCTGGTCTTCCTCGCCCCCGAACTGGCATCGGCCTTCACGCCGCTTCAGCTTGCCGCCGGGCGCTATCTCGCCTATGGCCTGTTCGCCGTCCTGCTCGTGCTGCCGCGCTGGAGGACCCTGTGCGCCGGGCTCGGCCTGCGGGAGTGGTGGGCTCTGGCGTGGCTGAGCCTGCTCGGCAACATCCTCTATTACGCCCTGCTGGCCACCGCCGTGCAGTTGGGCGGGATGGCGATGACCTCGCTGGTCATCGGCTTCCTGCCGGTCGCGGTCACCGTCATCGGCAGCCGGGATCATGGAGCGGTTTCCGTTCGGAAACTCGTGCCTTCGCTGCTGCTCGGCGCGGCGGGCATCCTGTGCATCGGCTGGCAGGCGGTGGGTGACGCGCTGGGTGATGGCCGGACGGGGATGCCGATGGCCGAGATGACCGGGCTGCTCTGCGCGGTCGGCGCGCTCGTCTCCTGGACGGTCTACGCCGTGGGCAACAGCCGCTGGCTCGCCCGGCTCGGCCACGTGTCGGCGCATGACTGGAGCCTGCTGACCGGGGTGGTGACCGGCGCGCAGGCGCTGCTGCTCGCGGTTCCCGCCTTCCTGTTCGCCCGGAGCGGCCACGCCGCCGGGGAATGGCTGCACTTTGCCGCCGTGGTGACCGGCGTGGCCATCCTCGCCTCGATCGTCGGCAACGCCTTCTGGAACAGGATGAGCCGGCTGCTGCCGCTGACACTGGTTGGCCAGATGATCCTGTTCGAAACCATGTTCGCCCTGCTCTACGGCTTTCTATGGGAGCAGCGGCTGCCGACGGGGATGGAGCATGCCGCCCTCGTCTGCGTGACGGGCAGCGTTCTGTCCTGCGTCGCGGCCCACCGTGCAAAGCCGCCGCACCCGGAGGCCGGGCGGCAGCCGGCCGCGGCGTGA
- a CDS encoding ActS/PrrB/RegB family redox-sensitive histidine kinase, with product MTATAASSLRHAMTHAGRPGPAQWTNLDGRVTLRTLILIRWIAVIGQLATVATVQLVMGFPLPLGPVLAAIGASVLLNLVAMAQRGGRLRLADRDAALYLGYDMLQLTLLLYLTGGLANPFAILLLAPMTVAAAILSRYSVVLLTGLNLVCLTVLALWHFPLPWPEPMPSVAPLYAFGIWLSLSVSAGFISGYVFRVAEEARRFANALSASQVALAREQRLSSLGALAAAAAHELGSPLGTIAVVAKELLHDMPPDSPYTEDVALLQSQVMRCREILAELARKPEADGGDPFERLPLTALVEAAGAPHRLGHIQFTVERSDGSVGEEPIVRRSPEIIHGLGNFIQNAHQFAGGRVTVAASWDAKSATVVVMDDGPGYPAHLLSRIGEPYLSARSERSGHMGLGIFIAQTLLEKTGALVAFSNNRSGGARVVVRWDRGVLEPED from the coding sequence ATGACAGCCACCGCCGCCTCGTCCCTCCGCCACGCCATGACGCACGCCGGCCGTCCGGGGCCGGCCCAGTGGACCAACCTGGACGGGCGCGTCACGCTGCGCACCCTGATCCTGATCCGCTGGATCGCCGTGATCGGGCAGCTCGCCACCGTGGCGACGGTTCAGCTCGTCATGGGCTTCCCGCTGCCGCTGGGGCCGGTGCTGGCGGCCATCGGGGCGTCGGTGCTGCTGAACCTCGTGGCGATGGCCCAGCGCGGCGGGCGGCTGCGGCTGGCCGACCGCGACGCGGCGCTCTATCTCGGCTACGACATGCTGCAGCTCACGCTGCTGCTGTACCTGACCGGCGGCCTCGCCAACCCCTTCGCCATCCTGCTGCTGGCCCCGATGACGGTGGCCGCGGCGATCCTGTCGCGCTACAGCGTCGTGCTGCTGACGGGGCTCAACCTCGTCTGCCTGACCGTGCTGGCGCTGTGGCACTTCCCGCTGCCCTGGCCGGAGCCGATGCCCTCGGTCGCCCCGCTCTACGCCTTCGGCATCTGGCTGTCGCTGTCGGTGTCGGCCGGCTTCATCAGCGGCTACGTCTTCCGCGTGGCCGAGGAGGCGCGGCGCTTCGCCAACGCCCTGTCGGCCTCGCAGGTGGCGCTGGCGCGCGAGCAGCGGCTGTCCTCGCTGGGCGCGCTGGCCGCCGCCGCCGCGCACGAGCTGGGGTCGCCGCTCGGCACCATCGCGGTGGTGGCGAAGGAGCTGCTGCACGACATGCCGCCGGACAGCCCCTACACCGAGGATGTCGCGCTTCTGCAAAGCCAGGTGATGCGCTGCCGCGAGATCCTGGCGGAGCTGGCCCGCAAGCCGGAGGCCGACGGCGGCGATCCGTTCGAGCGTCTGCCCCTGACCGCCCTGGTGGAGGCGGCGGGCGCCCCCCACCGGCTGGGCCACATCCAGTTCACGGTCGAGCGCAGCGACGGCTCCGTGGGCGAGGAGCCCATCGTCCGCCGCAGCCCGGAGATCATCCATGGGTTGGGCAACTTCATCCAGAACGCCCACCAGTTCGCCGGCGGGCGGGTGACGGTCGCCGCGTCCTGGGACGCCAAGTCGGCGACCGTGGTGGTGATGGACGACGGGCCGGGCTATCCCGCCCATCTGCTGAGCCGCATCGGCGAGCCCTACCTGTCCGCAAGAAGCGAGCGGTCGGGCCATATGGGGCTGGGAATCTTTATTGCACAAACGCTGCTAGAGAAAACGGGCGCCCTTGTAGCCTTTAGCAATAACCGTAGCGGCGGCGCGCGAGTTGTCGTACGTTGGGACCGTGGTGTCTTAGAACCAGAGGACTAG
- a CDS encoding pyridoxamine 5'-phosphate oxidase family protein: MARSADDREAAEKLWGMIKGLRICMMTTLDENGILHSRPMATLPHAGFDDGTLWFFTRADSPKVHELKTHWRVNLSYADPDKQDYVSVSGVAETVRDRDKIRFLWRDILSTWFPQGVDDPDLALLKVSVDQAEYWDSPSSAMVYAYGYVKAKITGEPPKPGDHAKIAFQ, from the coding sequence ATGGCAAGAAGCGCTGACGATCGCGAGGCCGCCGAGAAGCTCTGGGGCATGATCAAGGGCCTCCGCATCTGCATGATGACGACGCTGGACGAGAACGGCATTTTGCATTCCCGCCCGATGGCGACCCTACCGCACGCGGGATTCGACGATGGAACCTTGTGGTTCTTTACGCGGGCCGACTCGCCGAAGGTTCATGAATTGAAGACGCACTGGCGCGTCAACCTGTCCTACGCCGACCCCGACAAGCAGGACTACGTGTCGGTGTCCGGCGTGGCGGAGACGGTCCGCGACCGCGACAAGATCCGCTTCCTGTGGCGGGACATCCTGTCCACCTGGTTCCCGCAGGGGGTGGACGATCCCGATCTCGCGCTGCTGAAGGTCAGCGTCGATCAGGCCGAATATTGGGACAGCCCGTCGAGCGCGATGGTCTACGCCTACGGCTATGTGAAGGCGAAGATCACCGGCGAGCCGCCGAAGCCGGGCGATCACGCGAAGATCGCGTTCCAGTAG
- a CDS encoding ActR/PrrA/RegA family redox response regulator transcription factor: MTTDESPTGETAKLTFTGDVTRSLLIVDDDAPFRTRLARAMEKRGFNVVAVDSVQLGIDVAQESAPAFAVVDLRLADGSGLDVVKTLRDARPDARIVMLTGYGNIATAVAAVKAGAVDYLPKPADADAVESALLADGRPLPSPPENPMSADRVRWEHIQRVFEQCDRNVSETARRLKMHRRTLQRILNKHAPRG, translated from the coding sequence ATGACCACGGACGAGAGTCCAACGGGCGAAACCGCCAAGCTGACGTTCACGGGTGACGTTACCCGCAGCCTCCTCATCGTCGACGACGACGCGCCTTTCCGAACCCGCCTTGCGCGCGCCATGGAAAAGCGCGGTTTCAACGTTGTCGCCGTGGACAGCGTGCAGCTCGGCATCGACGTCGCCCAGGAATCGGCCCCGGCCTTCGCGGTGGTCGACCTGCGGCTGGCCGATGGCAGCGGCCTGGACGTGGTCAAGACCCTGCGCGACGCCCGCCCCGACGCCCGCATCGTCATGCTGACCGGCTATGGCAACATCGCCACGGCGGTCGCCGCGGTGAAGGCCGGCGCGGTGGACTATCTGCCGAAGCCGGCGGACGCCGACGCCGTGGAATCCGCCCTGCTGGCCGACGGCCGTCCGCTGCCCTCCCCGCCGGAAAACCCGATGTCCGCCGACCGCGTGCGGTGGGAGCACATCCAGCGCGTGTTCGAGCAGTGCGACCGCAACGTCTCCGAAACCGCCCGCCGGCTGAAGATGCACCGCCGCACCCTGCAGCGCATCCTGAACAAGCACGCCCCGCGGGGGTGA
- the lpxD gene encoding UDP-3-O-(3-hydroxymyristoyl)glucosamine N-acyltransferase codes for MTPVSPAAPVTLAEIAAALGASLEGDGTVRIARAVHPSEAEGPEDLALAMEKGLTELLANGKAVAAVVAEGAEVPANLKGWIVVKRPRFAMAGLTTVFEKPVHAEPGVHPTAFVAPEAILGAGVSVGPFAYVGPKAVLGEGVIVMPQATVGAEAVIGKDCLLHPGARIGERVVMGERCIIHPNAAVGNDGFSFVTPEPGSVESAKATGRVVGTNVLIHRVNSIGTVILGDDVEIGANATIDRGTITATRIGSGTKIDNLVQIGHNVQIGTNCMLCGHVGIAGSTTIGDRVVLAGKVGVADHVKIGNDAVVAANSGVGTDIPAKAVYMGYPAVPRERAFDQYKGLARLKRMYADVIDLKKRVGALDGGAKSE; via the coding sequence ATGACTCCCGTTTCCCCCGCCGCCCCGGTCACCCTCGCCGAGATCGCCGCCGCCCTGGGCGCGTCGCTGGAGGGCGACGGCACCGTGCGCATCGCCCGCGCCGTCCACCCGTCGGAGGCCGAGGGGCCGGAGGATCTGGCGCTCGCCATGGAAAAGGGCCTGACGGAGCTGCTGGCCAACGGCAAGGCCGTCGCCGCGGTGGTCGCGGAGGGGGCGGAGGTGCCGGCCAACCTCAAGGGCTGGATCGTCGTCAAGCGCCCGCGCTTCGCCATGGCCGGCCTGACCACCGTCTTCGAGAAGCCGGTCCACGCCGAGCCGGGGGTGCATCCCACCGCCTTCGTGGCGCCGGAGGCCATTCTGGGGGCGGGCGTGTCGGTCGGTCCCTTCGCCTATGTCGGGCCGAAGGCGGTGCTGGGCGAGGGGGTGATCGTCATGCCGCAAGCCACCGTCGGGGCGGAGGCGGTGATCGGCAAGGACTGCCTGCTGCACCCCGGCGCCCGCATCGGCGAGCGGGTGGTGATGGGCGAGCGCTGCATCATCCACCCCAACGCGGCGGTCGGCAACGACGGCTTCAGCTTCGTGACGCCGGAGCCGGGCAGCGTGGAGTCGGCCAAGGCGACGGGCCGGGTGGTCGGCACCAACGTGCTGATCCACCGCGTGAACTCCATCGGCACGGTGATCCTGGGCGACGACGTGGAGATCGGGGCGAACGCGACCATCGACCGCGGCACCATCACGGCGACCCGCATCGGTTCCGGCACCAAGATCGACAACCTCGTGCAGATCGGCCACAACGTGCAGATCGGCACCAACTGCATGCTGTGCGGCCATGTCGGCATCGCCGGCAGCACGACCATCGGCGACCGCGTGGTTCTGGCCGGCAAGGTCGGGGTGGCGGATCACGTGAAGATCGGCAACGACGCGGTGGTCGCGGCGAATTCCGGCGTGGGGACGGACATCCCGGCGAAGGCCGTCTACATGGGCTACCCGGCGGTGCCGCGCGAGCGCGCCTTCGACCAGTACAAGGGGCTGGCCCGGCTGAAGCGGATGTACGCGGACGTGATCGACCTGAAGAAGCGGGTCGGCGCGCTGGACGGCGGGGCGAAGTCCGAATAA
- a CDS encoding AraC family transcriptional regulator, with translation MAPNARLCPLRRPFRRVVGAPGFGYRKAMSTSPRISIDVRSYGAAHSAHRHDFAQLVLPLHGALDIDIAGKGGRLGPCRAAFVEAGSSHSQMSDGPNRSLILDLDPAILEPEIGDRLIRHPFVALTPVAGKLIDYMGLMVGSGGVSANNLRLWVPLLLDALAEEPAHSPSRLGGLLATVEPDLAKPWTAETMAERACMSVSRLHALFRAELDTTPRAWLAEARLKRACDWLARSELPIAEIAYRAGYADQSAFTRAMRRATGLTPAAYRRQSRETRHKSP, from the coding sequence ATGGCGCCAAACGCCAGGCTTTGCCCCCTCCGCCGCCCCTTTCGGCGGGTGGTCGGCGCGCCGGGTTTCGGTTATAGAAAGGCGATGTCCACATCGCCGCGCATCAGCATCGATGTCCGCAGTTACGGGGCGGCGCACAGCGCCCACCGGCACGATTTCGCTCAGCTCGTTCTGCCGTTGCATGGTGCCCTGGACATCGACATCGCCGGAAAGGGCGGCCGTCTCGGGCCATGCCGGGCGGCTTTCGTCGAAGCCGGGTCCTCGCATTCCCAGATGAGCGACGGGCCGAACCGCTCGCTCATCCTGGATCTCGACCCCGCTATCCTGGAACCGGAGATCGGCGACCGGCTGATCCGCCATCCTTTTGTCGCGCTGACCCCGGTGGCCGGCAAGCTGATCGACTACATGGGCCTGATGGTGGGAAGCGGCGGCGTGTCGGCGAACAACCTCCGCCTTTGGGTGCCCTTGCTGCTCGACGCGCTCGCCGAGGAACCCGCGCATTCCCCGTCGAGGCTCGGTGGTCTGCTTGCCACGGTCGAGCCCGACCTCGCGAAGCCGTGGACCGCCGAGACGATGGCCGAACGGGCCTGCATGAGCGTCAGCCGGCTGCATGCCCTGTTCCGCGCCGAACTGGACACCACTCCACGCGCGTGGCTCGCGGAGGCCCGGCTGAAACGGGCGTGCGACTGGCTCGCGCGGTCGGAGCTGCCGATCGCGGAGATCGCCTACCGCGCCGGCTACGCCGACCAGAGCGCGTTCACTCGGGCGATGCGGCGGGCCACCGGCCTGACTCCCGCGGCCTACCGGCGCCAAAGCCGCGAGACCCGGCACAAAAGTCCGTAG